The Odontesthes bonariensis isolate fOdoBon6 chromosome 19, fOdoBon6.hap1, whole genome shotgun sequence genome includes the window CACCCAGAATCAGCTTTGTTAATTCAGGGGTCCCTTCTACAAGGCAGGCAGTCATGTTATTTTGACAGCTATCCAACAAAATCCATATTCCAAAcatacaaaaatgaaaaaaatattaccTTCAACCTCCAAATATGTTGCACTCGCCATCACCGGGTTTGATCCTAAGTAATATCCATAGAAATACAGCCCAGAGTCCGATAAATCCACGTGTTTGACTTTCAGAAAGAGAGTGGAGATGTTGGATCGCATTTCAAAACGGTCATTTTTAGATCCACAGCTTGAAGCAGGCGAAGAGGGATCGAACATGAAGGACATACAGCAAGGCTGGGTTCTGTTGACCAGCTTGAACCAGATGATCTGAGTCCGTGCACTGGAAAAATTGGAACACAGCAGCGTGACTTCATCACCAGACAGGACCTTCACAGTCTGAGACTCAGACCCTGAGACAAAGAGCCAACAAAGAGAGATGTCAATGAATGGTTTAAGATCCTGTGGAGTAA containing:
- the LOC142369511 gene encoding uncharacterized protein LOC142369511 translates to MACVVDLKPFIDISLCWLFVSGSESQTVKVLSGDEVTLLCSNFSSARTQIIWFKLVNRTQPCCMSFMFDPSSPASSCGSKNDRFEMRSNISTLFLKVKHVDLSDSGLYFYGYYLGSNPVMASATYLEVEGDSCQNNMTACLVEGTPELTKLILGGLSVLLFMVIAGLVVKIKKLQTVRFEQNIRRTESSDSDDVNYAALTFRPATNRIRRPETE